AGAAGTCTTCTACCCCTCATGCCCTCGGTTGCGCACTGTCCCGCTTGTTCTCATTCATCCCTGTCCGAGCCACAAGGGATGAGGGTTGCTGGGCCAGGGGATGAAAATGAAACAGTCATCACATCACTTTTTAGACTGAGTAGAACTGGCGCTGAGAAAAGTAGCCGACTCCATTTTTTATTCCGACGCACTCTTTGCTTGTTTTGATCCCTGGGGTTTCGCAGTGCTTCTATTTCAATTGCGAAATTATGGCCCgtatatttttctatttgtgATACAAAGGACAGTTCAATTCCTCGACATGTGCGCTCTGGGTGGGCAGGATAGTGTCACTGATAGTCCTGTCAATTAGCACCTTGCGAACTTTTTTCGGACCACCCGAGGAACCTTGACTGTTGTTTGGCCTCTTTGTGGTTATGAATGGTCCTACATTGTTTTACGATGTCTAAAGGTTATCAATAGCCAAACTACTTTCTTGTTGGAAAGCCATTTCTTTCGTTTTCATATTGTCTGTGCAACAAAGCTGTATTATACGGAAAAATCTAGAGCAATGTTAAGATATCTTGcgtttaaattattaaatccAGGAAAACTAATGACTAATAtcaatgttttctttatttcttgACCTAATACTGTAACTGCgtgaaatttgtttatattattcgTTGAATTCATACTTTATAAAACAATACCCATATGGtactttccactttttgttgaatatttaCATGTtacttatattattttattgtttataatcTATCCACGCAGGCtgaataataaaacaagagagaacgctacagtcgagttccccgactatctgatacccgttactcagctagtgtaagtgcgaaggacagtttttggcggtttgtgggcgttagagtgggcgtggccaaaagttttttggcaaatagatagaaatttacaagactaatacaaaaattaataaatatcaaaacatttttcgaaagtgtgggcgtggcagctttgggcggtttgtgggcgttagagtgggcgtggcaaaaagtttttttgcaaatcgatagaaatttacaagaccaatacaaaaatgaaaaaatattaaaacatttttcgaaagtgtgggcgtggcagtattgggcggtttgtgggcgttagagtgggcgtggcagcatgattcgacaaacttgcgctgcgtctatgtccctggagtctgtattcctaatctcaactttctagcttttgtagttcctgagatctcgacgttcatacggacggacagacggacggacagacggacatggccaaatcgactcggctattgatcctgatcaagaatatatatactttatatggtcggaaacgcttccttctgcctgttacatacttttcaacgaatctagtatacccttttactctacgagtaacgggtataattatattaagAGTTTACGTTTGAAATTTGGTTCATGTAATAgttcaagtttttttaataacacgCTTTAAAAAACAAGATTTCCTAGAAGtaagaacaagagagaacgatATAGTAgaattccccgactatcttATACCggttactcagctagtggaagtgcgaatgagagtcttcaacactgacagtttttggcggcttgtgggcgttagagtgggcatggcaaaaagtttttttgcaaatcgatatGATATGAAatccgtctgttcgtccgtatgaacgtcgagatctcaggaactacaaaagctagaaagttgagactaagcatacagactccagagacatagaagcagcgcaagtttgtcgattcatgttgccacgcccactctaacgcccacaaaccgcccaaagctgctacgtccacacttttgaaaaatgttttgatattttttcattttcgtattggtcttgtaaatttctatcgatttgccaaaaaactttctgccacgcctactataacgcctacaaaccgccaaaaactgtgtttaagactctcctcccttccactagctgagtaacgggtatcagatagtcggggaactcgactatagcgttctctcttgttttttttattatattttcaattaatattaagaCTGTTATTGTTTCAgctctatattttttttttaattcctttttattccttagggcttctacgagagctttTTATCTAAAGCcgtttttttatgtttaaacttctcgtattagtttcagtaatcgttgtGTTTTTtgaccgatctggtgattgtCCAGATGCCAATGATATACATAAATAACAGATTTTCATCAAATTATAgacgaaaatatatattattagaAACAGTTGTATACGGAATTACAACGCTTTAAGAACGAAACCAAATGGgccaaaatgtattttccaTTAATTAGTGTGTTTGGTACACACAAATCCCGGtatgatattttttaactatttGTATTACAGCTAAATGATATAGTGGACTGATCCGGTCCGGTTTGACTTATAAACTTCCTGCATTAGAATGAAGGCTTTTGCGAAAGTTTCATGctctttgtttaaaaaattatacgaTTTATAGCAATATTTTGCATCAGTATAATTAATATTGCAATTGGGCATTTGTACGTGTAGTCTTGTTTAAAGGCTTATACGAAtctaaaaactaaactaaaacgAAATTTTAGTTGTAATCTTTTGTAGTATTAGCTACTATTTCTATGGCTCTAAGAACAACAGTAtaacacattttaattaattcccAAGAAATGGTactaatttacaattttagcATCAATAtcatatatcatatcatatcatatcatgTCAATATAGCCACATTCGTTAGTCCGTCTGTGGGAAAACCACCTAAACGTCCACAAAACTCTAAAAACCCTCCCAAAGACTTAAGTACAAATCGAGTTCCCTGACAACTCAGCCCCGTTACCAGTTACTGAAAGTGCGAACGAGAATTTATCATTTTCCTGGTATATTTATAGAGCTTAgaaaatacaataataaaaatattaaaatgtttcaaaagGGCGGCCCATAGGCGCTAGAAGGGTCGTGGGCAAATCGCACCGATTGAAATTCTAGTCTTGAAAGTTTTTATCGATAtgaaaacaactttttgcaaaatccaatctaacgcccaaaaTCTTTTGAACAATGTTTTGAACCTTTTAAAAAGGTTTTGTTTACCCGCTACTGGTAGAGTAAAAGatagaaggaagcgtttccgaccatatatattcttgatcaggatcaataccCGTCCGTCCgaatgaacgtcgagatctcagaaactataaaagatCATTGAGATTAATCATACAAATTCTAGAGGCGTAGctcaagtttgttgacccatgttgccacacTCACTctaatgttatttatatttgtattagtcttgtaaatttctatcgatttgccaaaaaactttttgccacgcctgcacttttgaaaaatttgttgatcttttctcatttttctatttgttttgtaaatttctatcgattttcttTTGGTATCGGAGGTTCAGGAATGATATACTCTACCTGCCCGCTTATTAATTGCCACATATCTCGCTCGGATTCGAGgtaatatacatatagtgATCTTGAGAAAATATTGTTTGAACATGTTGCAGAAGAGAATGGTTTTTTTGGGTACGGGGTGTATCTGGAGCAAAAAGTCAAAATTGTAAAAGATCGAATAGAGAGAGTATAGATCACTGTGTCACTTGTGCAATGTGAACGACGACGCATTGTCTGACCGATATGAAAATATTCTCAGTCCCAAAGGGACAATAAACAGGTAGGGGACAGGTAATGTAAGGACTGCACGCCCATATCAAGCGGACAAATTTTCGTTTGTCCGGCAAACTGGGTGTCCACCTAGAGCCGCTTCATAACCTGCTCCCATTGTCCGCTTGTAGAAGTCACATTGATAAAGACCAAGGATCACTGTTCGCACAACGAATTCCGAATAATACTCATAGGTAATTTTTCACTTCTCGCAGACACCATGTCTGGGTCGCTTTGCTCAGGTGAACCACTTCATTGTTTTAATGAATGACGCAAGCTGTCAGGTGAGAAATGGCGAATCTACGTGGGGACATCTGGATCGAAAAAGGACTGTGGGAAAGATTACCCGCGACACCACTGCACTTTTTCACTTAGTTTCGGTGCTGATGCTAAAAGACAAATTCTGCTCGCAGTGGCTTGGCCGGTTTCTGCTTGTCTGGGTTgctgtttcatttttgttagtttgtGAATGAAATTTGGATAGATTCGGACCAAATGACTTGAGCATTTTAATCCTTTTATGACATTGCAAATATGATTTTCCGATTTGCTTTGATATTAGCGGCATGACGAGCGGGTTGTCACCATGATCTGGTTAGCGGGAACTGGCAGTAGATAATGATTCTTGGCCAATAGGTCCTAATGCAACTTATGCATCAAATAATTGGGGTGCAAATTATTAAGTTTTATGTACACCGCCTTATTTCTAACACAGCCCAAGTAATAGAGatttcggtttcttttttgtaaaatttcttcttgtttattttgtgttgTAAATATAAATCGTATAATGTAACTCTCAATTTAAACTATGATCGTAtaattttatgtatatatcgTTTGTTTCTGGTAAACCCGATCAGCTTATGTGTAACTTAGGTGTACATGTACATTCGGGTATCTCTTAAATTTCTTAATCGCTTAGCATATGAGAAAGGATCACTTAGGTTTTATTTACACATGTGCCGAATTTTATAACCAGTCACGTAGCTGGAAGTGTAAATATgcgttaaaaaataaatatctcaatatttgcatatatcGTCGGGGTCTAAAGATAGCTAGCATTGATTGGGCTTGGTGAGTGCGCCGCATTGCGCCAGGTACGGCTGAGGTATTTGTGTCTACGATTGGCTAGGCAGTTTTGGTTGCCATTGAGTTTCGTTGGATTCGGTAGAGCTTGTTTAAAGCGTGCAAGCGCTTTACGGATCGCATGATAAGGGGAAAGCTGGCCAGGATACCCCTCTCAGTAGCCATAAAGGTATGGGTACATGGGCACGAAGATGGACGGGCCCAGCTGGCGCTCCATCGGCATGTGCGTCTTCATGTGCTTCTTCAAGTGGTCGCGGCGGCCGAACTTCTTTCCGCAGGCACTGCAAGGATACGGCCGCAGTCCGGTGTGGATTCGTTTGTGGCGCGTCAGTTCCTCGTTTCGGGTGAAGGTCTTGCCGCATGTGCTCACGTCGCACTTAAATGGGCGTTCGCCTGCAAGACAAAATGGGGAGTAGTTAGTGGGTCTGTCGGTGTCGGTTGTAGTGGTCGTCTTACCGGTGTGGATGCGAATGTGGCCTTTCAGCTGGCCGTTGTTTGAGAAGGCCACGTCGCAGTTGGGGCACTTGAACTTCTTCGGCCGCTGCTTGCGGCTGTTTAGCGCCTTCAACTGTGCGTCCTCGGCCATTACGCGGGCATACTCCTGCTCCATCAGGCCCATAGTGAACGGGTCCATGCCGAAGCCCGGGACGGCAGTAGGCGTGGAGGCGgcagcggctgctgcggcggcggcagcgtAGTAGAGATCGCTGGCGGCCGACAGAAATGGTGCGTGCTGGGGCGGGGTAGCCAAAGGTGCGGTGCAGGAGGAGTGCGTGTCCAAGGGCGACTGGGGGTGCAAAAAGACAGGGTGCGGGGCGGCGTCCAGCAGCGGGGTGGAGGTACGGGTGTAGCTGCTGTGGTTCAGGACATCCTCGTAGCAGGACttactgctgttgctgctacttgacgcggatgaggatgcggaggAGAAGTCCCTGTCGCAGTCGTGGCCGAGACTGCTGCTGGGCAGCTCCGTCTTAATGGTAATGCCCTCCGGCTCCTGCTTCACTGTCCCGGGCGCCGACGCCGCCGCCTGGCGCTGACTGTCCCAGGGTCGGAAAAGGCGCGCGTAGGTTTGCGGTGGATGCAGGTTAATCGTTGACATTTCGCAGTCGATTATCTAGTTTTGATGGAAGGCGTAAATGGCTCTCTCGCGACAATTAAGCACTTGGATGAATAACTTGTGATTCTGTTTTTGATGGGCTTGGCTGTGCGGAGCTGTGTGTGCGCTGCGAGATCTCAACTCGAACTGAGCTCTTCTGCCCCGACGCCTCTCAATTTAAGCCCAGGACTCTGGCTACCTACCATCGTATACACAGGCAGTCATTTGTCCTGCGCTTACACACATACACGGAGAGTCGGTTCATTCATCGATTATTTGTCTGTCTGAAAatgtgcgagcgagagggatGCTTTCGGGGTGGGTTTCGCTTTCAGATACGGGCCCGGATTCGGTTTGGTTTCGAGGGCACAACAATGGCGGTCCGCTTCCACACACACTTGCAGCGGAAGTACATAAGGGTCTGGCCTGTGCGTGTAGTCCTGATTTCCCGGCCCGCAAAATCAAACTCTCCGCGCGAGTGGCGGGCAGCTTTCTTAACTTGCGCTTTCCATTCCGTACTACATTTATTGGATTTAGGCGCATCTTTAAGCAGAGTATTTACGTTTCACGCTTTTGAATTGTACCCTGAACCGCCCACCGTGCCCCAGAGGCCCCCGGGTGGTTGGTTTTGCGCTTGGCTTTGCCTCCTCTCCCACTCCCAATCGCAGTTTCTCCGCCTGCCCCCCGTCCATACACAGATACTTTGCCAAATATATAACTCGCTTATCTGTGGTTTGGGTTTCCTGGGCCCGATGTGGCAGcaatttattattgaattaaGTGCTTTTTTGGGGGGTGGGTCAGCGTCAGCCCGAGTATGCAAAGTGCGGGCCAAGCAGCTGGGCAGAATCCGCAGCGATGGCCGGGCTTGAGCGTGTTGTTCAGTTGGTACAGTTGTCCTAAACTTTATAATTGAGGGTGCTTGAGAAAATTTTACTGCTCCGAGGAGGCGTTTGCCCTCACGCGATTCGGGCTGCAGATTACGAGAAAGATACAAGACTGAATGTGCGTTGCCACACCTAATGTTTGTATACAGTACGCGATTTAAGCTTGGCTGAGCTGATTGAACATAGACCTTTTGATAttactaaatttaaaaattagtttttgattTCAAAGTGTTTGGCAGGAATTAGTAACCTCCAATTATGTATGCTTTAATAATGCTGTTAAATTTACTTtacattttaagtttttttattGATCTAAGTTAAATGGacaatgtatttaattttaacacATAACCGCTAATGTTTCCCACCATAGCATGAGTAGTTGTGTTCTGAGTACAGGCTGATTTTCCAGTCAACAATCATCGGAAGGTAAGACTTACATAAATTATGATAGAGTACATGATTAATCGATGTACGAGTATGCATGCCTcctattgttgttgccaaaaGCATTGGGCACAGAAATATAGTTCTATGTATACttgaaataatatataatatatataatcataataattatttagttgCAAAGTAGTTGAATACAGAAAATTAGGAATTGAATGAATAATATTCGTTTTTATTGTCGAAAAAGAGTATAACACTGCTGTCATAAGGCCAACGCGATTTTTACTTCCTAAAAGATATATGCTTTCTAGGGAAGGTGCATTCCGCAGACCTAGCGCCTTAAGCCTCCTGTCCTGTGCCATTGTGAACAAAAGGGAAATCATTTGGATTACGTCCAAAAGCATCGGCCAATGCTAATGAATGCAACGGCATGGCTGTTTTCCTGTGGGTTTGTTAGTACCACCTATGTGGAGAACCTGCCATAAAACGCAGTCCGGGGAGAGCATTTCATTCACAGCTCATTTAGAAAATTCATTCATAAACTGGGATTGCCGTAATCAGGGCCGATCCTGCGATCAGGATGGTTGGTCACTTGGCGGATGTTAGGTAGATAGCCGATTGGGTTGGTTTGAAAGTGGCGAAGTTGTAAAATTCACCAGCTTATTTGCGTAGGGTTGGACTTCGGCTTGCAGCCGCCTGGGATTTTCCGCCATAGATTCTTTAATGAGCGCCGGTATTTCCACGCAATCGTCTCACAGCCCAACGGGTCGTAAAATGCAACCTACCTAGAACAATGCGGCACAATACGGCACAGTATGAAAGgatgttataaaataataaattaattagatAACCACTCGGCCAGCGAACGTAAATTCATTCATGGAATGCCAGGATTGCCTGGCACGGCTGGCTGCATTGTCCGATGTCTGATGGCTCGTCACTAGAAAATACATTTGAGATAAGAACACGGCGTAGTattcatttcatatttcatataaGAAAATGTGGCATGCACTCGTGCTCGAGTTGGGACACTCCACATA
This genomic stretch from Drosophila yakuba strain Tai18E2 chromosome 3R, Prin_Dyak_Tai18E2_2.1, whole genome shotgun sequence harbors:
- the LOC6535278 gene encoding zinc finger protein 8: MSTINLHPPQTYARLFRPWDSQRQAAASAPGTVKQEPEGITIKTELPSSSLGHDCDRDFSSASSSASSSSNSSKSCYEDVLNHSSYTRTSTPLLDAAPHPVFLHPQSPLDTHSSCTAPLATPPQHAPFLSAASDLYYAAAAAAAAAASTPTAVPGFGMDPFTMGLMEQEYARVMAEDAQLKALNSRKQRPKKFKCPNCDVAFSNNGQLKGHIRIHTGERPFKCDVSTCGKTFTRNEELTRHKRIHTGLRPYPCSACGKKFGRRDHLKKHMKTHMPMERQLGPSIFVPMYPYLYGY